A stretch of Castanea sativa cultivar Marrone di Chiusa Pesio chromosome 2, ASM4071231v1 DNA encodes these proteins:
- the LOC142625349 gene encoding uncharacterized protein LOC142625349 → MLDRELLLDNISGAKASVRSPALTHVMYMDDVVLFSRATRNDASILSRCLDRYIAGLVGSPTWRAIGEAKKLIVKGACFLLGDGSSIDVWSDPWVHGIVDFRPQPRVDEYKKIVIKASDLIDSSTRSWIREWVNVLFTPADATAILSIPIPYNPKQDRLIWFPDSKGRFSVKSVHKVAFTSPKRDSQPQAFWLKLWKAKFPKSLKMLIWRIGVNAIPTKENLQLRLPYIDPSCSLCNEPMETCTHIFFECPFAKALWAAACWGLRVDPPSIITLANITKFIMEPPASSILAQDQWTVSLNMALVIDEIWRSRNLKQFYNVKADVLSAKQNIHSKFLEIVKAFTPVMSTPMEHISYRWNPPPQGWIKLNVDAALNNHRSAFAVVAQDQLGEALSLWGKIHLACPLAQAETEAFYWAVKLANQRGVEECNL, encoded by the exons ATGTTGGATAGAGAACTTTTATTGGATAATATCAGTGGTGCAAAAGCTAGTGTTAGAAGCCCAGCTTTGACCCACGTGATGTACATGGATGATGTTGTTCTCTTCTCAAGAGCTACTAGGAACGATGCTAGTATTCTTTCCAGATGCCTTGATAGATATATAGCTGGTCTG GTAGGTTCACCTACTTGGAGAGCTATTGGTGAGGCCAAAAAATTAATAGTGAAAGGGGCATGCTTCCTCCTGGGAGATGGAAGTTCAATTGATGTGTGGTCTGATCCATGGGTGCATGGGATTGTAGACTTCAGACCTCAACCAAGAGTGGATGagtacaaaaaaattgtaatcaagGCTTCCGATCTCATTGATTCTTCCACCAGATCATGGATCAGAGAATGGGTAAATGTGCTTTTCACCCCAGCTGATGCAACTGCTATACTCTCCATCCCAATCCCTTATAATCCAAAACAAGATAGGCTGATATGGTTTCCTGATTCAAAAGGTAGATTTTCTGTCAAATCGGTCCATAAGGTTGCCTTCACAAGCCCAAAAAGAGATTCTCAACCCCAAGCTTTTTGGTTGAAGCTGTGGAAAGCCAAATTCCCGAAAAGCCTCAAAATGCTTATTTGGAGAATCGGTGTTAATGCTATCCCCACTAAAGAGAACCTGCAACTAAGGCTGCCTTATATAGATCCATCTTGCTCTTTGTGCAATGAGCCGATGGAAACCTGCACCCATATCTTCTTTGAATGCCCTTTCGCCAAGGCCTTATGGGCAGCAGCATGCTGGGGTTTAAGGGTTGATCCACCTTCCATCATCACACTAGCAAACATCACTAAGTTTATCATGGAGCCACCTGCTTCCTCGATTCTAGCTCAAGACCAGTGGACCGTGTCCCTCAACATGGCCCTAGTCATTGATGAGATATGGAGGTCTAGAAATCTAAAGCAGTTCTATAATGTCAAGGCGGATGTCCTGAGTGCTAAACAAAATATTCACTCAAAATTCCTCGAGATTGTCAAGGCTTTCACTCCTGTTATGAGTACGCCTATGGAGCATATATCCTATAGATGGAACCCACCACCACAAGGTTGGATCAAGCTCAATGTGGATGCCGCCTTGAACAACCACAGATCAGCCTTTGCTGTAGTTGCTCAGGATCAGTTGGGAGAGGCGCTATCTCTGTGGGGAAAAATTCATCTTGCTTGCCCTCTGGCGCAAGCTGAAACTGAGGCCTTCTATTGGGCTGTGAAACTAGCAAATCAAAGAGGGGTGGAAGAATGTAATCTTTGA